GATCCGACCGCCGCACTTTCGACCCGCACGGCTGAACGGGGCAACCATCGCCGCCCACCCAGCGATCTCACAGGCGACCGGGTCCCTCGAATCGTGACTTCGCGGCGTCGGCGGATATATTCTTGCGGCGACTGTGCGGGCTGATTTGTGGCAGTTGGCCAAGCGAGCGGCTAGACTCAATGCACGTCCATCGCGGCTTCAGTTGTGGTGGTGCAGATGAACGAAGTCACGCGCATCCTTTTCGCCGTTGAGCAAGGCGATCCCCAGGCCGCCGAGCAACTCTTGCCGCTCGTTTACGACGAATTGCGCAGGCTAGCCGCCCAGCGGCTGGCCCAGGAAAAACCTGGGCAGACACTCCAGGCGACGGCGCTGGTCCACGATGCCTATCTGCGATTGGTCGATGGCGACGTCGCCCAGCACTGGAATAGTCGCGGGCACTTCTTTGCTGCCGCGGCTGAAGCGATGCGGCGCATCCTCGTGGAAAATGCCCGACGCAAGCAACGAGGACGGCACGGCGGACAGTTGCAACGCGTCGACTTCGACAGCCAGCTTCAGGTGCCTAGCGAGGCCGACGACAACCTTCTCGCACTCGATGACGCAATCCAACGGCTGGCGGCGGAAGAGCCTCAGGTCGCAGAAGTGGTGAAACTGCGTTATTTCGCCGGGCTGACGATTGAGGAAACCTCGCTGGCGCTGAACATTTCCGTGCGATCGGTCAACCGCCATTGGGCGTACGCCCGGGCCTGGCTGTACCAGCAATTGAATTAGGTCGCCGCGAGTTTTTCGAATTGGTTGTGGCACAGTTTGGCCACGAGCGTCGCACTGTATATTAGCGTCTCTTTTATCGGTCAGGATCGCCGTCATGTCCGCTGAATCGCTCAACGTCCGATCGATATTTGGCCGTGCCCTGGATATTCCATCGGAGGCAGAAAGGACGGCCTACCTCGACGAAGTGTGTGCGGCGGCGCCAGAGATTCGTCACAAGGTCGACGCCTTGCTGAACGCATACGCAAGTGCCGGGAGCTTTCTGGAGAGCCCCCTCATTGCGGCGCCGTCGCCCGAAGTTACGAGCGATTTTCCGCTTCACGAAGGTCCCAGCAGCCAAATTGGTCCCTACAAGCTCTTGCAAAAGTTGGGCGAAGGGGGCATGGGCACGGTCTACATGGCCGAGCAAGAGCATCCCGTCCGCCGTCGAGTGGCGCTAAAGATCATTCAGGCGGGCATGAATTCGGCCAAGGTGGTGGCACGTTTCGATCAGGAACGTCAAGCGCTGACGATGATGGACCACCCCAACATCGCCCGGGCCCTCGATGCCGGCGCCACCGAAACCGGCCGGCCGTACTTCGTCATGGAGTTGGTCAAGGGTATCCCCATCACCCGCTATTGCGACCACGAACATCTGACGCCGGCCGAGCGACTGGAGCTATTCATCCCTGTCTGCCAAGCCATCCAGCATGCCCACCAGAAAGGGATCATCCATCGCGACATCAAGCCCTCCAACGTGCTCATCGCGCTGTACGACGGCCGGCCGGTTCCCAAGGTGATCGACTTCGGCGTGGCCAAGGCGACCGGCCAGACGCTCACCGAGCGGACCATGTTCACCGAGGTCGGAAGTATCGTCGGGACGCTGGAATACATGGCCCCTGAACAGGCAGAGCTGAACAATCTGGACATCGACACGCGGGCCGACATCTATTCGCTCGGCGTGCTGCTCTACGAATTGCTGACCGGCTCGCCTCCCTTCACCAGCCAGCAGTTGCGCAGCGCAGCATTCGCGGAGATGCTGCGGCTGATCCGCGAGGTCGAGCCGCCGCGCCCGAGCACGCGTCTGTCCAGCTCCGAGGAGTTGGCGAGCATTGCCGCACTGCGCAGATTGGAGCCGCAACGATTGACGAAGCTGGTGCAATACGATCTGGATTGGATCGTGATGAAGGCGCTGGAGAAGGACCGCGGCCGGCGCTACGAGACTGCCAACGCCTTGGCCGACGACATCACAAGATATCTCCACGATGAGCCGGTGCAGGCCGGTCCGCCGCGGGCTGGCTATCGGCTGCGGAAGTTCTTGCGGCGGAACAAGCGTCCAGTGTTGGCGGCGGCGCTCGTGTTGCTCTCACTGGTTGGTGGCATCATGGGCACAACCTGGGGCTTGGTCCGGGCGAGCCAGGCCCTTGACGCCGAGGCCGAGCAAAGGCACGCGGCCGACAAACTCGCGCAGGAGAAAGCGGCACTGGCCGAAGTCGAGCGTCAATCGCGGGACCGCGCCGATCGGCAAAGTGAATTGGCTCTCAAGACCTTAAACTCGGTCGTATTCGAAATCGCGTCCAAATTGGAAGGCGTGCCAGGGGCTCATGAGGTTCGGCGCAGTCTACTGAGCACGGCCATCGAAGGCCTGAAGCAGGTCGCTCGCACCTTGGAAGTTGCCCCGAATGCGGATCACGCCTTGGTATGGAGTCATATCCAATTGGGAGACGTATTCTTGCTGGCCGGCGGTCCCAAGAGCGGCGGCACCGAGGAAGCGCGCAAGCAGTTCCAAATCGCCCGCGACGTGGCCGAGAAACTGGCGCACGACAATCCGAAGAACGTCCACGCCCAACGCGACCTCGGTGCTGCGTACCAATCGCTGGGGGACTTGAGCCTGCAATTAGGCAACCTGCCGGCTGCTCGCGAGGCTTTCGACAAGTATTTCAGCATCGAACAGAAATTGGCGCACGACAATCCGCAGGACGCTTACGTCCAACGCAATCTGGCCGTTTCATACAGCAAGCTGGGTGAATTGAATCTCGAATTGGGCAACACGGTCGCCGCCCGCGACGATTTCCAGAAGTGTTTGGAAATCGACCGAAAGCTGGCGCACGACGATCCGCAAAGCGCTCTGGCCCAGCGCGACCTATCGATTGAGTACGGCAATCTAGGGAATGTCGACCTGGAATTGGGCAACGCGGCCGCTGCCCGCGACGTCCTCCAGCAAAGCTTGGAAATCTGTCAGAAGCTGGCACACGACGATCCGCAAAGCGCCCAGGCCCAACGCGACCTGGCCCTGGCGCACGAAAGGCTGGGGTATGCGAACCTGCGACTGGGCAATGCGGCGGCTGCCCGTAATGAATATCAGATTCATCTGGAAATCTGTCAGAAGCTGGCACATGACGATTCACTGAGTGCCGAGGCCCAGCGCGATTTGTCCCGTTCGCACATAAACCTGGGAGATGTCAACCAACAACTGGGCGACATGTCGGCCGCACGCGACGCCTTCCAGAAAGGCTTGGAAATCCGTCAAAAGCTGGCGGGCGACGATCCGCAGAACGCCGTCGACCGACGCAATCTTGCTCAATCGTACCGCAGGCTGGCGGGCGTAAACAAGGAATTGGGCAATGGGACGGCAGCACGCGAAGAGTACCAGAAGTCTATCGAAATCGAACTGAAGCTGGCGCGCGACGATCCCCAAAACGCCCTAGTCCGAGCCGACTTGACGGCTTCGTACCTAAATCTTGGGGATCTGAACTTGAAACTGGGCGATGCGGCGACGGCCCGTGACGACTACCAGAAGTTTTTCGAAATCAGCCAGAAGCTGGCGCGCGACGATCCACGAGACGCCCATGCCCAGCACGAGTTGTCCGTTTCGCACGAAAAGTTCGGAGACGTCGAGCTGCACTTGGGCAATACGACGGCCGCGCGTGACGACTACCAGATAAGTTTGGAAATCTTTCAAAAGCTGGCACACGACGATCCACAGAGCACCCAGGCCCAAACGGACTTGTCCTGGAGTCTTGGACACCTTGGCGATTTTGAAATCGCGAACGAGAATTTTTCGGCGGCGACGCGCTGTTACGCTCAGGGCGTTGCGATCCTCGAGAAGCTGGATCAGGACGGGAAGATCGCCAATCAACGCACGTACCAAGCATGGCTCGCCGCGCAGCGGAAGGCGTTTGGGTCGTCCCAAGCAGCCGAGCGGGCGATCGACAATCTGGATTTTGCTCTGGGGCGACCGAAGAAAGAAATCCCAGACTTGCTGGGCATTCGGAGCCGCGCGCTGGCCCGTCAGGGTAAGCACGCCGAAGCTGCGGCGACGGCGGAAAAGCTGGCGGCGCTCAGGCCGGTCAGCGGCGAGAATCTGCTCCAGGCAGCCCAAGGATACGCGCTTTGCGCCGGGGGATTGAAACCGGCCGACTCGAAGGGCCAGCTTTCAGCCGACGAACAGGCACTGCAAGAGCGCTATGCGGCGCGAGCGGTCGAGTTGCTCAAGCAATCAAATGCCGCCGGCCATTTCAAGCACTCGGAACAGCGCGCGAAGCTAGACTTGGACCACAATCTGGACGCGCTCCGCTCCCGCGACGACTTCAAGAACCTGCTGGCGGAGATTCCCGCGGCGCCGGACGAGAAACTCCCACCGCCAAGGGTCACGAAATGGGCGTATCCCGCCGACGAGCACGGCGTGCCAGGCTCCTACGAGATGGGAGATTCCGAGTGGGTCGAAATGAAGAATGGGAAGATCGCTGCACGCTTCAAGATGACTGGGTCCACCGCGAACTATGTCGAACTCTACGACGCGGGCCGAAAGTTATGGGTCCGGCTGAGTCAGACCAATGAATCCTTCTCGACAGACCATAAGCAATGGCATTTTCTCTTCAAGGGCAAGCCAGTCCACGATGATGTACCCACGACCGGATCCAGCCCATCGTCGCCGCCGGCGACCGATCGACCGAAATCCGACCAACAATCACAACGCTCGGCCTCGAAGGCCGAATGAGACGAGGTGACTTACCGAGTGGACGGCGCCATTTGCGATAGTCAAAACTGCAGTGCCGGCGTCTTGTCTCGGAGGGGTTGATGCGGGTTGGACTTTCACAACCGTTCACGATTTCAAGAGGTGTGGGATGAATCGTCAAGCCATTGGGGGACGCAGTAATGCGGCTCTCAGCGTGTTGCTGGTGGCGGCAATAGTGGCGGCGTCACTCGGTCGCCGGGCCTTGGCCGTGACATACAACTGGAATGCCGGCGATGGCAACTGGAGCGTGCCCGGCAATTGGTCGCCCGCAGGCGTGCCGGCCGGCGGCGACACGGCTAACGTCCTCAATACCGACGGTGTCAGCCGCACAATCACCTACGACTACACCGGCCCCGGCCTCACGCTCGCCTTTCTCTCGGTCGATTTGACCGGGGGGATGCCGACCGACACGGAAACCTTCTCGATGGCGGCCAATAACCTGACGTCGGCCTTTGAATACGTCGGCTGGTCGGCCGGCAACGGCAGCGGCACGTTCAATCAATCCGGCGGCGTCAACAAGATCAACGGCACGGCCCTCTATCTGGGCCTGAATCCGACCGATAATGGCTATTACAACCTCAGCGGAACCGGATCGCTCCTCGCCTCGGGCAACACCGGCGAGGTCGTCGGTTATAGCGGCACCGGAACGTTTACGCAGAATGGAGGCACAAATTCGTTCACGAGCACGAATGGCCAACTTTACCTGGGGTTCAACGCCAGCTCATCGGGCACGTATGTCATGAACAGCGGCATCCTCTCGATGAATACGACTACTGGAGAAGAAATTATCGGATGGGGGAGCAACTCCACGGCCATCTTTACCCAGTCCGGGGGAACGAACAGCACCTCGCTGGTGATTGTCAGCCAGGGGAGTGGTTCGTCTGGCACCTATAACTTGCACGGAGGCACTCTTACAGCCGGCCTTGAACTCGTCGGCAGCCACGGCACCGGCACGTTCAACCAGGACGGCGGCGCCAATAATCCGTCGCAGCTCAGTGTCGGAAGCGAG
The DNA window shown above is from Pirellulales bacterium and carries:
- a CDS encoding ECF-type sigma factor is translated as MNEVTRILFAVEQGDPQAAEQLLPLVYDELRRLAAQRLAQEKPGQTLQATALVHDAYLRLVDGDVAQHWNSRGHFFAAAAEAMRRILVENARRKQRGRHGGQLQRVDFDSQLQVPSEADDNLLALDDAIQRLAAEEPQVAEVVKLRYFAGLTIEETSLALNISVRSVNRHWAYARAWLYQQLN
- a CDS encoding tetratricopeptide repeat protein produces the protein MSAESLNVRSIFGRALDIPSEAERTAYLDEVCAAAPEIRHKVDALLNAYASAGSFLESPLIAAPSPEVTSDFPLHEGPSSQIGPYKLLQKLGEGGMGTVYMAEQEHPVRRRVALKIIQAGMNSAKVVARFDQERQALTMMDHPNIARALDAGATETGRPYFVMELVKGIPITRYCDHEHLTPAERLELFIPVCQAIQHAHQKGIIHRDIKPSNVLIALYDGRPVPKVIDFGVAKATGQTLTERTMFTEVGSIVGTLEYMAPEQAELNNLDIDTRADIYSLGVLLYELLTGSPPFTSQQLRSAAFAEMLRLIREVEPPRPSTRLSSSEELASIAALRRLEPQRLTKLVQYDLDWIVMKALEKDRGRRYETANALADDITRYLHDEPVQAGPPRAGYRLRKFLRRNKRPVLAAALVLLSLVGGIMGTTWGLVRASQALDAEAEQRHAADKLAQEKAALAEVERQSRDRADRQSELALKTLNSVVFEIASKLEGVPGAHEVRRSLLSTAIEGLKQVARTLEVAPNADHALVWSHIQLGDVFLLAGGPKSGGTEEARKQFQIARDVAEKLAHDNPKNVHAQRDLGAAYQSLGDLSLQLGNLPAAREAFDKYFSIEQKLAHDNPQDAYVQRNLAVSYSKLGELNLELGNTVAARDDFQKCLEIDRKLAHDDPQSALAQRDLSIEYGNLGNVDLELGNAAAARDVLQQSLEICQKLAHDDPQSAQAQRDLALAHERLGYANLRLGNAAAARNEYQIHLEICQKLAHDDSLSAEAQRDLSRSHINLGDVNQQLGDMSAARDAFQKGLEIRQKLAGDDPQNAVDRRNLAQSYRRLAGVNKELGNGTAAREEYQKSIEIELKLARDDPQNALVRADLTASYLNLGDLNLKLGDAATARDDYQKFFEISQKLARDDPRDAHAQHELSVSHEKFGDVELHLGNTTAARDDYQISLEIFQKLAHDDPQSTQAQTDLSWSLGHLGDFEIANENFSAATRCYAQGVAILEKLDQDGKIANQRTYQAWLAAQRKAFGSSQAAERAIDNLDFALGRPKKEIPDLLGIRSRALARQGKHAEAAATAEKLAALRPVSGENLLQAAQGYALCAGGLKPADSKGQLSADEQALQERYAARAVELLKQSNAAGHFKHSEQRAKLDLDHNLDALRSRDDFKNLLAEIPAAPDEKLPPPRVTKWAYPADEHGVPGSYEMGDSEWVEMKNGKIAARFKMTGSTANYVELYDAGRKLWVRLSQTNESFSTDHKQWHFLFKGKPVHDDVPTTGSSPSSPPATDRPKSDQQSQRSASKAE